The DNA segment agagatgaatttatatcatctaaaaccctaaaacaaaattaaataaaaggctaacatacataattaattaaagagtaAGGTTATGGGGTAAAATGGGGTAATAATAAGATGGTGGCATAGATGTAAATAAAGGAGTGGTAGGGTTGTAataagggagtggcaaaggtgtaaataaggagtggcaggattgtaaataaggaggaagctggagtaaggagcaagttccttaaagtgaaggtacgcggagcgtaggttggctgttgaactcttctccggatcagtactcattctacgcggagcgtgcacaaatctacgcggagcgtaggttggctgctgaactcttctccggatcaaacCAAACtttacgcggagcgtgctataaactacgcggagcgtgcctgagCTGTTGTGTGGCACTGTCTTGGCCtccttactcgcttgttgctcgtgtttggttcttcctccgacttccttcGTACGGACCCGATCCCAGAAGGAGATGCCCCCcatcatacactctctcttaaaaagaacttgaccccaagttgcttgccacatattgatgagacgtgttcgttgtgaacggacccaagccctcaaatcgaaccaaggtgttgttcgagatgaattcaaggAGTCCACTCCAAATATTGCCGGAATCACCTTCTCCTCACGAGCTTTTCCCCATATCTCCACAAGTGCCTCACCCCGGACTTCATCTTCCGTGGTACTTATCTCCCAATCTCCACCAATATCGAAGGCCctaccaacatcgaatggtatgtcttgacGAAGCTTGTCAAACGGGGCGGGGATTGGAATTCTCATCCCCGTTCCCCGACTAAACAGGGAATCTTCATATCCGCCCCGCGAAAAAAAAAGAGACAAAATTCATCATCGTCCCCGTCCCGCGGAGAATCCCCGATCCTGCGGGTATCCCCGTTTACCCATTTAAAGTTTAAAAgaatatatgaaaaaagaaataaatgaaaagaatagagaaaaaaaagaaagaaaataagagaatatgATGAACAAATAGATATAGAGTGAAATAGAGgtaaaacatttgaaatggATTAATCATAGGTTCAAGTTTTTCTATGCTTATTTTTTATCTTCTATGATTAATAATATGTTATCGGAGATTAAACGGGTAATCCATCGGGAATCCCTACGGGGCACAATACAGGGCGGGTTCGGGGATCCCCGTGGGGCGGGGATACCCTTTCCCATCCCCGTCTTGTCCCTGCTAACGGACACATATTAGTCCCTGTCCCCATCCCATAATAAAACGGGGCGAGGATTTACCCGTGCCATTTACATCCCTAGTAACTAATCAAAAGTCCATATGATGCACAAATTATGGaattttgttattattgtttAAAGAATAATGAACAATTAGATAAATTTTATAGCATTAcgcaatatatataattattcacattaattttgtttttaaataaattaagtatatttttaCACTACATAGTTTTTTTAAGGagcactagtacagaaatgctcaCTTGTGTCGCACCTCTTATGTCGCGTCCGAAGAGAATGCGACACAACAGAGCAACTAGTGTCGCGCGTTCTTTAAACGCGACACGACTAAGTATTCTGTGTCATCACTTGTGTCACGCTTGAAGAGCGTGCGTCACAAATGAGTTACTTCTTGTATCGCCTGTCTTTCAGTGCGACACAAGAGTAAGCTTGTGACGCGCTTTTACTAAAACGACACAAGAAGTGTTTTATTTTTGTGACACGCTTTATAAAAGCGACACAAGTAGTGTGTTATCTTTGTGTCGCTCCTTTCTAAAGTACGACACAACTAATACGAACTACTATttgaatataaatattttttcttcGTATTTTTTCTTAGTTTCTATATATTtcttaaaaaactaaaaaattacaaaaatgatgaaaattaaatatgttgtatatatatatatataaacttaaaaactcattcaatataaattaattaaaaataaaataaactgaaaaataTATACTTAAAGTGTAAAAATGGAGGATCGgacttaattaaaaataaaatgaactaaaatataAATACGGAGGTTCGAATCTCTAACCTGTCAAAACATTAGCTAATATCTTACCAATCTGAGCCATTGTGCATATATAATTGGggtattttgtaattaattggggtgaatttataaataataaaaagttaagaataaatttggattttagggttAAGGGTTGTCATCTGTGCCGCCTCCCAtcttctttttctccttctcaGAAGAAAGAAACCCttccatggcttcgttttccaTCTTTGATTACTTCGTTCTCCTTTTCGGCTTCAATATCTCATGTCACCGCGACCTGAATCTGACTCATAGCTCACCGAAGCATTTCCTCGAGACTCGAGTTTCATCTGAGATCGGAATGAAAACGACTAGGATCAAACGCGAATTCTTAGAGAGTGTCGATCTAAGCCTCGGAAGCTCCGGAGTTGAAAATAGAGACGGTAATTTGCTGGAAcacctctctttctctctctttcttattTTGATTTGTTATCTTGTTTTGATTTTCCTTAAATCGGAACTAAGTTCTGTTTCagtcaaaaaagaagaaaatgaacTCGCATAGCATTCACATATCCAAAGGCAAAGACTAAGTGCAGGAGCAAATGGCTAGCTGCGCAGTGAAAGGAGGTTGTCCCACCAATTACATAGCTATTTCCTTATCCAGTCTCCTTGATTTTGTGCGTTTAACCTTTTCTTATTACTATTTTCAAATTCAACTTTACTCTTCTTTCCTGCTTTTGATTTAGCTGAATTATATATGTCTACCTTCTGCTGTGTATTTGATTTGACCTAGATTAAGCCTACTTTGATTATGCTCTTTTACCAAGAATGTTGAGATCATGTTGTGTTTCTTTTTTCTACAATTACATGTTTGACGATATGCCTCAATGAACTGGAGGTTTCTTTTTGTAGTTGCTAGTTTTTTCAAATTACAGTTTAGGGTGGACTGTCACTCTTTTTTctccataaataaataatcgAATGACTTGAAGATGTTGTGATGGAAATCCAGAGCAGAGATAAGAGTGCAATTCAGACATGTGCCAGGTAATTTATACAAACGGAGCTTTGGTATGGATCTATATAAGGCGATAAACGAGCTTGTGCTTCGTGTACATCCTGATGAAGATATATATTTGAAGATCAACAACAAAGTTCCTGGTCTTGGAATGAGATTAGATTGCAGTGACCTGAATTTGTTATACCGAGCAACGTAAGTTAATGGAAAAGATGATTGAATATTGTTCAACTTCATtgtaatgatcttattaagttgtttattatgtttgaataaTGAAGGTATAGGAAAAAAAAAGTAGTAGATGCATATGAGAGTCTGCTACTAGATGTAATAGAAGGAGAAAGAAGTTTGTTTATTAGAAGTGATGAGCTAGATGCAGCATGGTCACTATTTACACCATTGAAAAAGAAGGTTGGTTCTCATTATCTTGCTGCAAAACACAACGTTGGATGGGGAGATGTTAGCATATGCTCTAAATTTTTCATCttacaaattaaataaatattatttatttattattgggCTAAACAATTTATTTCTCTGGTTATTAAAGTTTGTAAATTATGCAAGGTGCTTGAAAATTGTACTAATGTCCCATTTTTTATTTGCTCTTATTCCAGGAAACAATGTGGATGCCCAGCCACATTGTTGCTAAGGAGGAATGTGGAAATATTTTAGGTGTTGTTCCGCTCTATTTTTTAGGTGGAAATATTTATGGTATTGTATATTTTAGCAATTCAAATGCATGCTACATGAGCTGTGAATTAGAATCTAATTGCATTATCATATTAGAATCTATAGCATTCACATTAATGTATTATTAGATCGAAATTCCATGCAAACTATTTGGTATATTTTCAAGCTACCCaattatacatatgtatatgAAAATTCTCCATTtcatataggtttaacgtttaaaaga comes from the Euphorbia lathyris chromosome 5, ddEupLath1.1, whole genome shotgun sequence genome and includes:
- the LOC136228752 gene encoding glucose-6-phosphate 1-dehydrogenase, chloroplastic-like, with translation MDLYKAINELVLRVHPDEDIYLKINNKVPGLGMRLDCSDLNLLYRATYRKKKVVDAYESLLLDVIEGERSLFIRSDELDAAWSLFTPLKKKETMWMPSHIVAKEECGNILGVVPLYFLGGNIYGIVYFSNSNACYMSCELESNCIIILESIAFTLMYY